The Xyrauchen texanus isolate HMW12.3.18 chromosome 38, RBS_HiC_50CHRs, whole genome shotgun sequence genome window below encodes:
- the LOC127631491 gene encoding olfactory receptor 6K3-like, with protein sequence MANITYFYFMLFENLGYIKYALFSLGFILYCAIIVCNALVILAVYLERTMHQPMYLLISCLSINSVYGTAGFFPRVLADLLSDTHIIASEACLLQTYVIYSYTGNEMIIIMLMSLDRFVAISKPLQYHSLITPKVLTVLLVIFCIYLIITLGTVVIVTAKLTMCGNQLWKVYCHNYEIVKLSCEKSFIINILSMFILVTMAFIPLSFILYSYIKILIICQKSSAQFKSKAYQTCIPHIVVLLNFSVALITEVILSRVVNLEIPMGLTIALSLEFIIVPPILNPIVYALNMPDIRKKIVCLLKSSK encoded by the coding sequence ATGGCaaatataacatatttttatttcatgttgtttgAAAATCTTGGCTACATAAAATATGCTCTCTTCAGTTTGGGATTTATTCTGTACTGTGCTATCATTGTTTGTAATGCCCTTGTTATTCTTGCAGTATATCTGGAAAGGACAATGCACCAGCCCATGTACCTTCTGATTTCATGTTTGTCCATAAACTCTGTGTATGGCACAGCTGGCTTTTTTCCAAGGGTTTTGGCAGACCTGCTGTCTGACACACACATAATCGCCAGTGAGGCATGTCTCTTACAGACCTATGTAATTTATTCATATACAGgaaatgaaatgataataataatgctgATGTCATTGGACAGATTTGTTGCAATCAGTAAACCTTTACAATACCATAGCCTAATTACTCCCAAGGTTCTAACTGTTTTATTAGTTATATTCTGCATATATCTAATCATTACTCTTGGTACAGTTGTTATTGTTACTGCCAAACTAACAATGTGTGGTAACCAACTGTGGAAGGTGTACTGCCATAATTATGAAATTGTCAAGCTTTCTTGTGAaaaatcttttattattaatattttgagcATGTTTATATTGGTGACAATGGCTTTCATCCCTTTAAGTTTTATATTGTATTCTTATATAAAAATCCTTATTATTTGTCAAAAAAGCTCAGCACAGTTTAAGAGCAAAGCTTATCAAACCTGTATTCCACATATAGTGGTCCTTTTAAATTTCTCAGTTGCCCTTATAACTGAGGTCATATTGAGTCGGGTTGTGAACTTGGAGATTCCTATGGGGCTGACGATTGCCCTTTCACTTGAGTTTATTATTGTGCCACCCATCCTCAATCCTATTGTTTATGCTTTAAACATGCCTGATATTCGCAAGAAAATTGTTTGCCTTTTAAAGTCATCCAAGTAA